From the bacterium genome, the window TCTAACTTCCCAAAACATACAAGTTTATCACCCAAGAGAATTTTTGTCTCTGCTGAAGGGTTAGGAATCGTCTGTCCCTCCCTCTCCAAGGCCAGAACTGTAATATCGTGTTTTCTTAAATCTGACTCAAGGATTGTCTTATTTAATACAGGACTGTCTTTACAAACTTCGATACTGGACACACCATAACCACCAGTGGCCACTAAAAGCTCCTCGAAAGAAACAGGTTTAACAATTTCTCTTTTAATTATACGTGCTTTTAAGAAATTGGTTACTTTTACGGCGAATCTGGTGCGAGTAGAAATTTTATAAATGACGTAAACGGCAAATATGATAATTATCAAATTTATCCATGGCAATAGGCTGGAAGGAATAATAGCGTGTAAAAAGGGAATGGTAAATTTAGGCATAGTAGCGGCTGGTCTTAATGAATTGGCAAATGTACCAATTAAGGTAACAAAACCCGCGTGACCTATTATAATAAGAATTGTGGCAATACGCCGTCTTTGAGGGTGACCGGTAATCAGTTCCGCTTCTTTTGTGGTAAATCCCGTTGCTGTAAAGCAGGACAGCGACTGGAATTTAGCTAAGGACCATTCCAGACCCGTCAATTGGAATGCAATGGCTCCTATTCTTACCGCTATAAATGACACAATGACTGTAAATATGAATAATAGTAAATTCATAAGATGCCTCCTTTTTGCTTTAAAACCATTTCTTTCTTCTGAAATAAGAAATCATCAAAATACCCACAACAAGCATAATGGCCAGGACGCCAAAATACGCCCAGCGCCATTCCAGTTCCGGCATATATTTGAAATTCATCCCATAAACACCGGCGATAAAAGTCAACGGAATAAATATGGTAGCTATTATGGTTAACACTTTCATCACTTCGTTCATCCTGTTACTGATGCTGGAAAGGTAAATATCGAGCATCCCGGAAACCATATCCCTGAATGTCTCTATGGTGTCAATAACCTGAATAGTATGGTCATAAACATCTCTAAGGAATATGCCTGTTGATTCCTGAATAAGTGGAGATTCTGACCTCTCCAGGACGCTAATGCCTTCCCTTAGGGGCCACACTGACTTGCGCAGGAAAATTGTATCTCTTTTTAAATTGTGGATTGTCTGCAAGGTCTCAGGAGTAGGATTCGTCACCAGCTCATCTTCCATTCCTTCTACCTTTTCCCCGATTTTCTCCAAAATTATGAAATAGTTATCCACAATTGCATCTATCAGAGCGTAAGCAAGATAATCCGCACCCATTTTTCTTATTCTCCCTTTAGCATTTCTGATTCTGTCTCTTATGGGGTTAAAGACATCTCCTTCTTTTTCCTGGAAAGAAATAACGAAATTTGAACCAATAATTAAACTAACTTGTTCTGAAATTATTTCTTTCTCCTTTTCATCATAATAAAGCATTTTCAAGACAACAAAAATATAATCATCAAAATCTTCTATTTTGGGACGTTGGTCAGTATTCAAAATGTCTTCCAGCAAAAGAGGGTGCAAATTGAAATGTTTCCCGATTTTCTCTATGATTTCTATTTTATGAATGCCCTCTATATTTATCCAGCTTACAGTCGGCTTATCCTTAAAAGGAAAGCTCTCTTCAATGTTTTCTGTTTCTTTCTCCTGATAGTGCTTTTCATCGTAATCAATGATGGAAATATTTACCCTTTCTTCTCCCTTCTTACCCACATGGATTAGAGTACCTGGTGGAAGGCCGGCTTTCCTTGATACTTTTTTTATAATTCTTGCCATTACTATTTACCTCCCTGAATTACTATTTTGCCTCCATTCCCTATTTAAACCTTGCCTTCATCGTACCGACCTCGCCTTCCCAAAAAACAATATCGTGAGAGTCCGAACCCCTGGGTTTCATAGGAAAGACAATCTTTTTTCCTACAAGTTACTCATCATAGGGAGACATGCTTTAAATAAAGAAGCCAATTAAGGAGAGGAATCGTAATTTCAAACCTCTCGCCTGCCTTCCAGGGCTTTGGCCAGGGTGACTTCATCGGCATACTCCAGGTCGCTGCCCATAGGCATTCCCTGTGCCAGCTGGGTCACCTTGACTCCCAGAGGCTTGATGAGTTTCGAGAGATAAGCAGCAGTTGTTTCGCCTTCCACATTTGGATTTGTACCGATTATCACTTCTCTGATATTTCCCTGTTCAATTCTTGTGACCAGTTCCTTTATCTTTAAATCGTCAGGACCAACTCCATCAAGGGGAGAAAGTGCACCCATAAGCACATGGTACGTTCCTTTATACTCTCCCATCTTTTCAAAAACGAAGATGTCCTGCGGCTGTTCTACGACGCAGATGGTACTTCCATCTCTGGTAGAATCATCACATATCAAACAAGGGTCGCTATCAGTGATATTGCCACAAACAGAACAGCTTTTCATCTTCTCCTTTGCTGCGAGAATAGCTTGAGCTAATTCATTAGCCTCTGCCCGGGAACTCTTCAATATATGGAATGCTAACCTCTGGGCACTCTTCGGCCCGATGCCCGGCAAACGGTGCAAAGCCGAGATTAGTCTCTGTAAAGATTTGGAATGGATAGGCATTTTAATTCACCGAAATTATTCTTTTTCAGGTTTCTCCTTTACGATTTCTCCTTCAAACATTTTTATCACTTTTTCTACAATTGGGTCAACTTCTTTTTTTTCCTCGGAATTGAAAACCGGCTCCTGGTTGGGAGCCGCCACTTTCTCCTCTGGCTCAGACTCTCCTAAAAACTCCTCAGGAGCTGACTCATCTTCCTCCACCTTCTCTTTTGTCGGCGAGGTAGCATTAATCTCGCCAGTCATACATTTTATCTTGATTTCTTTCCCCAGAACTTCCTTAATAGCTTGTTCGACAATATTCGACTTTTTCTCTACTCTGTCCTTATGGAAACTGTAACTTTTGGGGAAAGCGATATACAGGAGCTCTCCTTCCATACGGACTGGCAAACCCTCGAGAAGGCAAGAGTGGAGAGGAGTATCCTGTTTCCTGACAGATTCGAGAACTTCCTCCCAGCGCTCTGTAATTTCTTCAATCCGAGAAACCCCTGCAGCATACGGTTCCTCCTTCTCCTTAATTTTGGGAGAAGCTTTCTCTACCGGGGGGATATATTTTTCCTTAGGCGGTTCCCCTTTTTTCTCTTCAAGGGTTAGCGACTTTTCCAGTTTCCTGATTCTCTCAATAATCTCTCCAATGGGGATATATGGCTGACATAGACGGAACATATCTACCTCTATCACCAGGCGCGGTTGTTCGCTCCACTTCATAGATTCGTAGGTCTTGCTGAGAAGGTCGATAATCCTCACCAAGTTTTCTTCCGTAAACTGTGCTCCTTTTTTGAGAAGGATTCCCAGATGCTTATCGGGAAGTTGCAAAATTTTCGTATTCTCTCCTAACACTTTTATAAGCAGCATATTCCTGAAGTGTTGCCTCAGGTCTTTGATAAACTGGTGGAGGTTATAACCGGATTCGGTTATCTCATCTATGAGGGAGAGAATCTCTCTGCCTTTGTGCTCAGCGATGAGGTCGGAAAATTCTACCAGGCGCTCAAATGGAAGAACACCCAGAATGAAATTTGTCTCCTCTAATCCTATCTTCTTATTGCCAGCATAAGAGATAACCTGGTCGAGCAGGCTCTGGGCATCCCTGAGACTTCCTTCTCCTCTGTAAGCAATTAGATTAAGAACCTCCTTTTCTATTTTTAGTTTTTCTTTTCCAACAATGTAATTTAGTCTGTCAAAGATTTTCTTCTGAGGAATCAATTTAAAGGAAAACCTCTGGCATCGGGAAAGAATGGTGGGTGGAATCCTCTCCGGCTGAGTGGTGGCCAGCATAAAGATGACGTGGGGGGGAGGTTCTTCCAGGGTCTTCAGAAGAGCATTGAAAGCGTCATGAGTAATCTGATGCGCCTCGTCAATAATGTAGATTTTGTAGCGGGAGGAGATGGGAGCAAATTTCACGTTCTCCCTTAAAGCCCTTATCTCATCAATCCCTCTATTGGATGCCCCATCGATTTCCAGAACATCAATGGAACTGCCTCTGACAATTTCCACACAGGATATACACTTGTTGCAGGGCTGGGGTGTGGGGCTTTCTTTACAATTCAGTGCTTTAGCTAAGATGCGTGCAGTGGTTGTCTTGCCTATGCCTCTGGGACCTGAGAAAAGGTAAGCGTGGGCAACTTTACCTGAGGTAATGGCATTCTTTAAAGTCTTAGAGACATGCTCCTGCCCTACAATCTCATCGAACGTTTGTGGTCTATATTTTAGTGCTAATACCAGGTAAGACATCGTAACCTTCTATATGGTAATGGATTTGTTTTATCTCATATTTTTTGCGATAGAGTACTTTTT encodes:
- the dnaX gene encoding DNA polymerase III subunit gamma/tau; this encodes MSYLVLALKYRPQTFDEIVGQEHVSKTLKNAITSGKVAHAYLFSGPRGIGKTTTARILAKALNCKESPTPQPCNKCISCVEIVRGSSIDVLEIDGASNRGIDEIRALRENVKFAPISSRYKIYIIDEAHQITHDAFNALLKTLEEPPPHVIFMLATTQPERIPPTILSRCQRFSFKLIPQKKIFDRLNYIVGKEKLKIEKEVLNLIAYRGEGSLRDAQSLLDQVISYAGNKKIGLEETNFILGVLPFERLVEFSDLIAEHKGREILSLIDEITESGYNLHQFIKDLRQHFRNMLLIKVLGENTKILQLPDKHLGILLKKGAQFTEENLVRIIDLLSKTYESMKWSEQPRLVIEVDMFRLCQPYIPIGEIIERIRKLEKSLTLEEKKGEPPKEKYIPPVEKASPKIKEKEEPYAAGVSRIEEITERWEEVLESVRKQDTPLHSCLLEGLPVRMEGELLYIAFPKSYSFHKDRVEKKSNIVEQAIKEVLGKEIKIKCMTGEINATSPTKEKVEEDESAPEEFLGESEPEEKVAAPNQEPVFNSEEKKEVDPIVEKVIKMFEGEIVKEKPEKE
- a CDS encoding TrkA C-terminal domain-containing protein; the encoded protein is MNLLLFIFTVIVSFIAVRIGAIAFQLTGLEWSLAKFQSLSCFTATGFTTKEAELITGHPQRRRIATILIIIGHAGFVTLIGTFANSLRPAATMPKFTIPFLHAIIPSSLLPWINLIIIIFAVYVIYKISTRTRFAVKVTNFLKARIIKREIVKPVSFEELLVATGGYGVSSIEVCKDSPVLNKTILESDLRKHDITVLALEREGQTIPNPSAETKILLGDKLVCFGKLENIRTELCLSPQ
- the corA gene encoding magnesium/cobalt transporter CorA, which produces MARIIKKVSRKAGLPPGTLIHVGKKGEERVNISIIDYDEKHYQEKETENIEESFPFKDKPTVSWINIEGIHKIEIIEKIGKHFNLHPLLLEDILNTDQRPKIEDFDDYIFVVLKMLYYDEKEKEIISEQVSLIIGSNFVISFQEKEGDVFNPIRDRIRNAKGRIRKMGADYLAYALIDAIVDNYFIILEKIGEKVEGMEDELVTNPTPETLQTIHNLKRDTIFLRKSVWPLREGISVLERSESPLIQESTGIFLRDVYDHTIQVIDTIETFRDMVSGMLDIYLSSISNRMNEVMKVLTIIATIFIPLTFIAGVYGMNFKYMPELEWRWAYFGVLAIMLVVGILMISYFRRKKWF
- the recR gene encoding recombination mediator RecR, coding for MPIHSKSLQRLISALHRLPGIGPKSAQRLAFHILKSSRAEANELAQAILAAKEKMKSCSVCGNITDSDPCLICDDSTRDGSTICVVEQPQDIFVFEKMGEYKGTYHVLMGALSPLDGVGPDDLKIKELVTRIEQGNIREVIIGTNPNVEGETTAAYLSKLIKPLGVKVTQLAQGMPMGSDLEYADEVTLAKALEGRREV